One part of the Bdellovibrio bacteriovorus genome encodes these proteins:
- the ygiD gene encoding 4,5-DOPA dioxygenase extradiol translates to MIFDPSRKNDSAKMPALFIGHGSPMNAIEDNQYGQRWLELGQEIGKPKAILCVSAHWLSAGTWVTQMERPRTIHDFYGFPQALHDMQYPAPGNPELAAELRRLSKNPKIQADDKSWGLDHGTWSVLAKMYPEADVPVVQLSIDMSEPASFHLELGKTLGQLREQGVLILGSGNIVHNLRRMDWNQPRKGFDWAEEFDEWVKARLIDRDFKAVGDDYAKTLAGQLSVPTPDHYLPLLYVLGAADEKDNLKFELEGFDMGSISMRALSFGRKV, encoded by the coding sequence ATGATTTTCGACCCCTCCCGCAAAAATGACTCTGCAAAAATGCCCGCTCTGTTTATCGGTCACGGCAGCCCTATGAACGCCATCGAAGACAATCAATACGGTCAGCGCTGGCTGGAGCTGGGCCAAGAGATCGGAAAACCCAAAGCGATTCTTTGTGTGTCCGCTCACTGGCTGAGCGCCGGCACTTGGGTCACCCAAATGGAAAGACCGCGCACGATTCACGACTTCTATGGCTTCCCTCAAGCCCTGCACGACATGCAGTACCCGGCTCCGGGAAATCCGGAACTGGCAGCAGAGCTTCGCCGCCTTTCCAAGAATCCAAAAATTCAAGCCGATGATAAATCCTGGGGCCTGGATCATGGAACATGGTCCGTGCTGGCAAAGATGTATCCCGAGGCCGACGTGCCGGTGGTGCAACTGTCCATCGACATGTCCGAACCCGCAAGTTTCCATCTGGAGCTGGGTAAAACCCTGGGCCAGCTGCGTGAACAGGGTGTGTTGATTCTGGGGAGCGGCAACATTGTTCACAATCTTCGTCGCATGGACTGGAATCAGCCGCGCAAGGGTTTTGACTGGGCCGAAGAATTTGATGAATGGGTGAAGGCACGTCTGATCGATCGCGATTTCAAAGCGGTCGGGGATGACTATGCGAAAACTTTAGCAGGACAACTGAGTGTGCCGACGCCGGATCACTATCTGCCTTTGCTGTATGTGCTGGGTGCCGCCGATGAAAAAGACAACCTGAAGTTTGAGCTTGAAGGCTTTGACATGGGAAGCATCTCGATGCGCGCCCTGAGCTTTGGCAGAAAGGTTTAA
- a CDS encoding 3D domain-containing protein, translating into MSKKHIAIPSLLAALLALSACGQMKAGVHTFHATQGTNQLPSEVNKDSYGYYGYEEAMGTDEEEVIEVIAPKKSQTPKNANATKTETVKAEAPPVQPKTEAPKVEAPKVVTPKPETKPETKPEPKPVAKPVVPEKIAEEAPENSEEEPEVPSIPKSEMVGPGVLKPTVYYFVIIDEDKSTLCPANTKRPLYGEGGKTLLKVCPKTAEACSLQGTCGVVQKGVTHTFNIIGNFQGQDRFFEIPHDGCRFGYGVRSSCLDPFYTLAADLTIYKPGEVIYIPAVVGLELPDGSKHSGYFVIRDRGHGIKGLGRFDFFTGHYSWNNSKNPFKKLGLGDVKTNIPYFRIKGEAAKQVQEYRSYPDLPRHAVTK; encoded by the coding sequence ATGAGTAAGAAACATATTGCAATACCTAGTCTCTTAGCTGCTTTACTGGCGTTGTCGGCCTGTGGGCAGATGAAGGCTGGAGTTCACACATTCCACGCCACTCAAGGTACTAATCAGTTGCCGTCTGAAGTGAATAAGGACAGCTATGGCTATTATGGCTATGAAGAAGCCATGGGCACTGATGAAGAGGAAGTGATCGAAGTCATCGCTCCCAAAAAATCTCAGACCCCAAAAAATGCGAATGCCACCAAAACTGAAACGGTGAAGGCAGAAGCGCCGCCTGTACAACCAAAGACGGAAGCTCCGAAAGTGGAGGCTCCGAAGGTTGTAACTCCGAAGCCGGAGACCAAACCAGAAACCAAGCCGGAACCAAAACCAGTAGCCAAGCCTGTGGTGCCGGAAAAAATTGCTGAAGAAGCACCGGAAAACAGTGAAGAAGAACCAGAAGTTCCATCCATTCCGAAAAGTGAAATGGTGGGTCCTGGTGTGTTGAAGCCGACTGTTTATTACTTTGTGATTATTGATGAAGACAAATCAACCCTGTGTCCGGCGAACACCAAAAGGCCGCTTTATGGTGAGGGCGGTAAGACATTGTTGAAAGTCTGCCCGAAAACTGCGGAAGCCTGCTCACTGCAGGGCACTTGCGGAGTTGTGCAAAAAGGTGTGACTCACACGTTTAATATTATCGGTAACTTCCAGGGGCAGGATCGTTTCTTTGAAATCCCTCATGACGGCTGCCGTTTTGGTTACGGTGTGCGCAGCTCCTGCCTTGATCCGTTCTATACATTGGCGGCGGATCTGACGATTTATAAGCCGGGTGAGGTTATTTACATTCCTGCAGTGGTGGGTTTGGAATTGCCTGATGGTTCCAAGCACAGTGGTTATTTTGTGATCCGTGACCGTGGTCATGGCATCAAGGGCCTGGGTCGCTTTGACTTCTTCACTGGACACTATAGCTGGAACAACTCCAAAAACCCGTTCAAGAAACTGGGGCTGGGAGACGTTAAAACCAACATTCCGTATTTCCGAATTAAAGGTGAGGCGGCGAAGCAGGTGCAGGAATACAGATCGTATCCGGATCTTCCTCGCCACGCGGTCACTAAGTAG
- a CDS encoding alpha/beta hydrolase: protein MSLQYIYRPAKVKSSGKSPVLLLLHGVGSNEQSLLSLTEGLDPRFAVYSLRAPLVLAAGSFAWFHVNFTAQGPLHNQQEAEQSRKILIDFIRALPKENPDIDAENIFVLGFSQGTIMGLSLALTEPELFKGLVAISGRTLQEISAQAKERTYPRSPKVLLMHGRQDSKLPYTHGLNTEAVLKAASFDFQFENYEADHHITPQMLQDLHQWLIKRISA, encoded by the coding sequence ATGAGCCTGCAGTATATCTATCGCCCGGCAAAAGTTAAATCCTCTGGCAAATCCCCAGTGCTGTTGTTACTTCACGGGGTCGGCTCCAACGAGCAGTCATTGCTTTCGCTGACTGAGGGACTTGATCCCCGCTTTGCGGTTTACAGCTTGCGCGCTCCTTTGGTTTTGGCAGCCGGAAGCTTTGCGTGGTTTCATGTGAACTTCACTGCCCAAGGTCCCTTGCACAACCAGCAAGAGGCCGAACAATCGCGAAAGATCCTGATTGATTTCATTCGTGCCTTGCCAAAAGAAAATCCGGATATCGACGCTGAAAATATTTTCGTTCTGGGGTTCAGCCAGGGCACGATCATGGGACTTTCTTTGGCTTTGACAGAGCCTGAGCTGTTCAAGGGCCTTGTCGCCATTTCCGGGCGCACGCTGCAGGAGATTTCCGCGCAAGCCAAAGAGCGCACCTATCCCCGTTCACCGAAAGTGCTGCTGATGCACGGACGTCAGGACAGCAAACTTCCCTATACTCACGGCCTGAACACCGAGGCTGTATTGAAGGCCGCCTCATTTGACTTTCAATTTGAAAATTATGAAGCGGACCATCACATCACGCCGCAGATGCTTCAGGACC
- a CDS encoding polysaccharide deacetylase family protein, protein MKNLVFGGMLIMSAASLVGCGSQIGSSVRQAVSDNQSAQTLVEWENSEANPEALFANWRHEFMVDSGKRESMKTELCKELKALPAQDLTLFENEIRDENNRALVSDCKQELLAQVDAHFDEQRETMDVPGHALKAVQTKNSFRFPENVQKRDMSNGYMAVTGDVARKEIVLTFDDGPHGLYTDAILRALKEVNAKAMFFATGKSVRTNPEALKRVAADGHVIGSHSVTHACLGTSVACYKQMGNRNLTFDEAAAEIRGGHQAVFDVLGWVDPVFRFPYGETSKDLKAFLRSKSAGEFAWNIESDDWRTQTNEQLLARVLANVDKAGRGIVLFHDIQRRTAEIMPQFLREVYNRGYSVVLLTSADPSAKYNSKLVKRKQQLP, encoded by the coding sequence ATGAAGAATCTTGTTTTCGGGGGAATGTTAATCATGTCTGCGGCTTCCTTGGTGGGATGTGGAAGCCAGATCGGTAGCAGTGTTCGTCAGGCGGTGTCTGACAACCAATCAGCGCAAACGCTGGTTGAGTGGGAGAACTCTGAAGCCAACCCGGAAGCATTGTTTGCCAACTGGCGCCATGAGTTCATGGTTGATTCCGGCAAGCGTGAATCCATGAAGACCGAATTGTGCAAAGAGCTGAAAGCTCTTCCGGCGCAGGATCTGACTTTGTTTGAAAATGAAATCCGCGATGAAAACAACCGCGCTTTGGTGAGCGATTGTAAACAAGAGCTTCTGGCTCAGGTGGATGCGCACTTTGATGAACAGCGCGAGACTATGGATGTGCCAGGTCACGCGTTGAAAGCCGTTCAGACCAAGAATTCTTTCCGTTTCCCGGAAAACGTTCAAAAGCGTGATATGTCCAATGGCTATATGGCGGTGACGGGCGATGTGGCTCGTAAAGAGATCGTTTTGACCTTCGACGACGGTCCTCATGGCCTTTACACAGATGCTATTTTGCGTGCGTTGAAAGAAGTCAATGCCAAGGCGATGTTCTTTGCTACTGGAAAATCTGTGCGAACCAATCCAGAAGCTTTAAAACGTGTGGCGGCAGACGGTCATGTTATCGGCAGTCACTCCGTCACTCACGCGTGCTTGGGGACCAGTGTTGCCTGCTATAAACAGATGGGTAATCGCAACCTGACCTTTGATGAGGCGGCGGCGGAAATCCGCGGTGGTCATCAGGCGGTCTTTGACGTGCTTGGCTGGGTGGACCCGGTGTTCCGTTTCCCTTATGGTGAGACTTCCAAGGATTTGAAAGCTTTCTTGAGATCCAAATCTGCGGGCGAGTTTGCCTGGAATATTGAAAGTGACGACTGGAGAACTCAAACCAACGAACAGTTGTTGGCTCGTGTTCTTGCGAACGTGGATAAAGCGGGTCGCGGAATTGTTCTTTTCCATGACATTCAAAGAAGAACCGCTGAAATCATGCCTCAGTTTTTGCGCGAGGTTTACAACCGCGGTTACAGTGTTGTATTACTGACTTCCGCAGATCCGTCTGCGAAGTACAACAGCAAACTGGTGAAGCGTAAACAACAGCTTCCATAA
- a CDS encoding RDD family protein: MDPFEEFEFKPLTDGLGFHKKKQANPASQAPEENFVATPRIKDQGLELIEESSTDPLRPPLPRKKATSLPPTPGGLTEVGGDGTSSAAVDEILKTLQKNRRLDFEKSTAKQKITGTATKEEFKKTTFSFSAALLDGMLVVAASLLCMIILLVVTKVDLIGNLTNPDAQGMIYLATFSLFAGVSFIYLTVNRIFIGCTPGEWAFDQRIGKPEELNKAAYSLKVVARSLVVIATGFVILPILSVLFNKDITGSITGAQLFKKA, from the coding sequence ATGGATCCTTTTGAGGAATTTGAGTTTAAGCCCCTCACGGATGGTTTGGGTTTTCACAAGAAAAAACAGGCAAATCCAGCGTCCCAAGCTCCGGAAGAAAACTTCGTAGCCACCCCACGCATCAAGGACCAAGGTCTGGAGCTGATTGAAGAATCCTCCACCGATCCTCTTCGTCCACCATTGCCGCGTAAAAAAGCCACTTCCCTGCCTCCAACTCCAGGTGGTTTGACGGAAGTGGGTGGTGACGGCACATCTTCTGCGGCAGTGGATGAGATCCTGAAAACTCTGCAGAAAAACCGTCGTCTGGATTTCGAAAAGTCCACGGCAAAACAAAAGATCACTGGCACGGCTACCAAAGAAGAATTCAAAAAAACCACATTCAGCTTCTCTGCCGCTTTGTTGGACGGAATGCTGGTTGTGGCGGCAAGCCTTCTTTGCATGATCATCCTGTTGGTTGTGACGAAAGTGGATCTGATCGGCAATCTGACCAATCCGGACGCTCAAGGCATGATCTATCTGGCGACCTTCAGTCTGTTCGCTGGCGTATCCTTCATCTATCTGACAGTGAACCGCATCTTTATCGGTTGCACTCCGGGTGAATGGGCGTTTGATCAACGCATCGGCAAACCTGAAGAGCTGAACAAAGCCGCTTACTCTTTGAAAGTGGTTGCACGTTCTTTGGTGGTGATCGCAACGGGTTTTGTGATCCTTCCGATTCTGTCCGTTCTGTTCAATAAAGATATCACGGGCTCTATCACTGGGGCTCAACTGTTCAAAAAGGCATAA
- a CDS encoding Hsp70 family protein, whose protein sequence is MSTDTFLSIDFGTSNSLVGAYHQGKRYEALPLDEKASDPTMMRTLLYFPNPDLCYYGSEAIEQYIQQDMEGRLFRSFKSHLPNQNYLGTVLDNRILTLETLIGVFLLELKKRAEKTLDTEVTKAVIGRPARYSMDSVADGFALHRMQKAAAFAGFKEVQFVPEPLAAAFDYRRQLTSEKIVLIGDFGGGTSDFTLIKLRPSGFSKEDVLAIDGCPLAGDALDSVFMSHKLNEYFGAKSRYRLPMGSNVMTMPKGVTLRLNHPAHIVHLKEKDTYEFIREVKKCSLTAKDAEAVERLFVLIEDQQIFPFFENIEKTKRALSNSNETDFNFDYPGLEISEHFTSPQFIEWAKDTRENIFASLDQCLKDGNVTADQVDLVCLTGGTAKVPFIQKEFEKRFGLERLQTQSHFHSVLSGLTEAAGFVAQGTQVV, encoded by the coding sequence ATGAGCACAGACACATTCTTATCCATCGACTTCGGCACAAGTAATTCCCTGGTAGGCGCTTACCATCAAGGCAAGCGTTATGAGGCCCTGCCTTTGGATGAAAAAGCCTCGGATCCGACCATGATGCGGACTCTGCTCTATTTCCCGAACCCGGATCTTTGCTATTACGGCTCTGAAGCGATTGAGCAGTATATTCAGCAGGATATGGAAGGTCGTCTGTTCCGGTCTTTCAAATCCCACCTGCCCAATCAGAACTATCTGGGAACGGTTCTGGACAACCGTATTCTGACTTTGGAAACCCTGATCGGGGTCTTTCTGCTGGAGTTGAAAAAACGCGCTGAAAAAACTTTAGACACTGAGGTCACCAAAGCCGTGATCGGAAGACCGGCTAGATATTCCATGGACTCTGTGGCGGACGGCTTTGCCCTGCATAGAATGCAAAAGGCCGCGGCCTTTGCCGGTTTTAAAGAAGTGCAGTTTGTTCCAGAACCTTTGGCGGCCGCCTTTGACTATCGCCGCCAGCTGACTTCAGAAAAGATCGTTCTGATCGGGGACTTTGGCGGAGGAACCTCGGATTTCACTCTGATCAAGCTGCGCCCTTCTGGGTTTTCGAAAGAAGACGTTCTGGCCATCGACGGCTGCCCGCTGGCAGGCGATGCCCTGGACAGCGTGTTTATGAGTCACAAGCTGAATGAATATTTTGGCGCAAAATCCCGCTATCGTCTGCCGATGGGAAGCAACGTGATGACCATGCCCAAAGGTGTGACCCTGCGCCTGAATCATCCCGCGCACATCGTGCACTTGAAAGAAAAAGACACCTACGAGTTCATCCGTGAAGTTAAGAAGTGCTCTTTGACCGCCAAGGATGCTGAAGCCGTGGAAAGATTGTTCGTCTTGATTGAAGACCAGCAGATCTTCCCGTTCTTTGAAAACATTGAAAAAACCAAACGCGCCCTTTCCAACAGCAACGAAACGGATTTCAATTTTGATTATCCGGGTCTGGAAATCAGCGAACACTTCACAAGTCCCCAGTTTATCGAATGGGCCAAGGACACCCGCGAAAACATCTTCGCGTCACTAGATCAGTGCCTGAAGGACGGAAACGTCACGGCCGATCAAGTGGATCTGGTGTGCCTGACCGGTGGAACTGCCAAAGTGCCGTTCATTCAGAAGGAATTTGAAAAACGTTTCGGTTTAGAGCGCCTGCAAACCCAGTCTCACTTCCACTCGGTGCTTTCCGGTCTGACAGAAGCGGCGGGCTTTGTGGCGCAAGGGACGCAAGTCGTTTGA
- a CDS encoding MFS transporter, translating to MKGFGYGFAELGINCVEIFLRLHLLVFYTQEVGLNSSLAGLALGLAIFWDAVIDPVIGYYSDRVRFKRGERYSFLPWGLVFLCVSIMGLLNPPPMESMNAKFFYLLGFSLLVNTAYTCLSVPYSALVGDLAEDSRERSKLIGWRLAFGNIGAIFGIAVPGYFLIARESKPYAQTAWMIVLLLCVGTLVSWYTALRYNRPARQGQGQVKFSLFQPLKNRSFMPLLAAYFVANIGLTFNSSVALYFYREALEFSEKEITAVLLLFLLSFTVAIPGWLFLVRYVPKRRALMWGVFILGMVSSFIYPMLPPEQVGWALLWASGVGGVLVGSAVLLESLLTDIVKAEEERTGRDELGLYFGVWKMIGKISRGLALAVTGQILTWALTEQSELTHFRLGLAFGPLVGSLFILAVLLLWKLSNGRPAVK from the coding sequence ATGAAAGGCTTCGGCTACGGCTTTGCAGAGTTGGGAATCAACTGTGTTGAGATTTTCCTGCGTCTGCATTTGCTGGTCTTTTACACTCAGGAAGTGGGCTTGAATTCGTCCTTGGCCGGATTGGCACTGGGACTGGCCATCTTTTGGGATGCGGTGATTGATCCGGTGATTGGCTACTATTCGGACCGGGTGCGTTTCAAGCGGGGAGAGCGGTATTCTTTCCTGCCATGGGGCTTGGTGTTTTTGTGTGTCAGCATCATGGGGTTGTTGAATCCTCCGCCTATGGAATCCATGAATGCAAAGTTTTTTTACCTGCTGGGGTTTTCGCTGTTAGTGAATACAGCCTACACCTGTTTAAGTGTGCCGTATTCTGCCTTGGTTGGGGATTTGGCCGAAGATTCGCGCGAGCGCTCAAAACTGATTGGCTGGCGTCTGGCTTTCGGCAATATCGGTGCGATCTTCGGGATTGCGGTCCCCGGATATTTTCTGATCGCGCGGGAATCAAAGCCTTATGCGCAGACGGCGTGGATGATTGTGCTGTTGTTGTGTGTGGGCACTTTGGTTTCTTGGTACACGGCCCTTCGCTATAATCGTCCCGCGCGCCAGGGACAAGGGCAGGTTAAATTTTCGCTGTTTCAGCCGCTGAAAAACCGCAGCTTCATGCCGCTGCTGGCGGCGTACTTTGTTGCCAATATCGGACTGACTTTCAACTCGTCGGTGGCCTTGTATTTTTATCGGGAGGCCCTGGAATTTTCAGAAAAAGAAATCACCGCCGTATTGCTGCTGTTTCTGCTGTCGTTCACGGTCGCCATTCCCGGGTGGTTGTTTTTGGTCAGGTATGTGCCCAAGCGCCGGGCCCTGATGTGGGGGGTGTTTATTCTGGGAATGGTCAGCTCTTTCATTTATCCGATGCTGCCGCCCGAACAGGTGGGCTGGGCGCTGTTATGGGCTTCGGGGGTGGGGGGAGTGCTAGTGGGCTCGGCCGTGCTTTTAGAGTCGCTCCTGACGGATATAGTGAAGGCTGAAGAGGAGCGCACGGGCCGGGACGAGTTAGGGCTCTATTTCGGAGTGTGGAAAATGATCGGGAAGATCTCTCGGGGATTGGCCCTGGCTGTTACTGGACAGATCCTGACTTGGGCCCTTACCGAGCAGTCCGAACTAACCCATTTCCGACTGGGGCTTGCCTTTGGCCCTCTGGTTGGGAGCCTATTCATTCTGGCGGTCCTTCTGCTGTGGAAGTTGTCAAATGGGCGCCCTGCCGTGAAGTAA
- a CDS encoding SLBB domain-containing protein — translation MNIQKSLRLFVAFVFGLACTPAVHAQELGLLSDIKPPAQASEYIFRSSPKESLISVQLLGAVYKPGIYYVPANTELLKLLTLAGGTTNGGDLSEVLVRKTEPRTWADLNMKAISEYQGAYEVDAEKLIKYGGGKNLKLGQDDFVYVPPRTPWISNEASRGITIVSIVLGIVLTAVLIDKNTGDK, via the coding sequence ATGAATATCCAAAAGTCCCTGCGCCTGTTTGTGGCTTTCGTGTTTGGGTTGGCTTGCACCCCGGCTGTTCATGCCCAGGAACTGGGTTTGTTAAGCGACATCAAGCCTCCAGCGCAAGCCTCTGAATATATCTTCCGTTCTTCCCCGAAAGAATCCCTGATCAGTGTTCAATTGTTGGGAGCGGTTTACAAACCCGGCATTTATTACGTTCCTGCAAACACTGAACTTTTGAAGCTTCTGACTTTGGCGGGTGGAACCACCAACGGGGGGGATCTTTCTGAGGTTCTGGTTCGTAAAACCGAACCGCGCACCTGGGCTGACCTGAACATGAAGGCGATCAGCGAATACCAAGGGGCCTATGAAGTCGATGCTGAAAAGCTGATCAAATACGGCGGCGGTAAGAACCTGAAGCTGGGACAGGATGATTTTGTCTATGTTCCTCCGCGCACTCCGTGGATTAGCAACGAAGCCTCCCGTGGTATCACTATCGTGTCCATCGTTTTGGGTATCGTGCTGACGGCGGTTCTGATCGATAAAAACACTGGGGATAAATAA
- the rfaE2 gene encoding D-glycero-beta-D-manno-heptose 1-phosphate adenylyltransferase: MGQVRNLDNIETTLAPLRAAGKKIVFTNGCFDLLHVGHVRYLQEAQKLGDLLVVGVNSDASVKRLKGPTRPVQIEADRAEILAALSAVDFTVIFTEDTPENLIHKVRPDILVKGGDWKIDSIVGAPFVMSYGGQVMSLQFVDGKSTTKLIEKAQK, encoded by the coding sequence ATGGGTCAGGTCCGTAATCTCGATAACATTGAAACGACTCTGGCCCCTCTTCGTGCTGCTGGCAAAAAAATCGTATTCACCAATGGCTGCTTTGACCTTCTTCATGTGGGTCACGTGCGCTATCTGCAAGAAGCTCAAAAACTGGGTGATTTGCTGGTGGTGGGCGTAAACTCGGATGCCAGCGTGAAACGCCTGAAAGGCCCTACCCGTCCGGTGCAGATCGAAGCCGACCGCGCCGAGATTCTGGCGGCGCTGAGTGCCGTGGACTTCACTGTCATCTTCACTGAAGACACTCCGGAAAATCTGATTCACAAAGTACGCCCTGACATTCTGGTCAAAGGCGGAGATTGGAAAATTGATTCCATCGTGGGCGCACCGTTTGTGATGTCTTACGGCGGTCAAGTCATGTCCCTGCAGTTTGTTGATGGCAAGTCCACAACCAAACTGATCGAAAAAGCGCAAAAGTAA
- a CDS encoding O-antigen ligase family protein, which produces MIRARDGRILFLIKALVALLFLSKISLGSFLLPVPYSFSFLIFQQGMHPFVNVFLCFLLGLPLGLLWLKVRDRHHLSGFYKLFVFALILTMTVQTLLQISFVNTEESPVMQVGALAVSLFMVLIYGMIIPSLWDVKDFMYFVQRWSGVLVLISLVLWVVAGGAVFKGGRFVGVFKHIPHMVTCATVAFVFSLGTLLEDQKMKHKVFSALVLAGSFFAIILTGTRSSAAAAVMAFIVTMVLHKTETNQGRIFKFASLSVLLTFALFFGSQVYDFARGVATGQNALGTREAQDGIASRWEEVERGSQIFLQQPWLGHGLLSKFASGNEVDVSNYNAMKDPHNIFVSAGVIGGWPLIVLAGISLILMVVGSFKALVSFDISKRQVAIYLLSHIPILVIYHIHLSLGGMADRLYWMVFGFIAASVSRTGK; this is translated from the coding sequence ATGATCCGGGCCCGCGATGGTCGAATTCTATTTTTGATCAAAGCCCTGGTGGCCCTGTTATTCCTTTCCAAGATTTCTTTGGGAAGCTTTCTGCTTCCCGTTCCTTACAGTTTCTCTTTTCTGATTTTCCAGCAGGGCATGCATCCTTTTGTGAACGTGTTTTTGTGTTTCCTGTTGGGTTTGCCCCTGGGTCTGCTGTGGCTGAAGGTGCGCGACCGTCATCATCTTAGCGGTTTCTATAAACTCTTCGTCTTTGCCCTGATTCTGACCATGACTGTTCAGACCCTGTTACAGATCAGCTTTGTGAACACCGAGGAATCTCCGGTCATGCAAGTCGGGGCCCTGGCGGTATCGCTGTTCATGGTGCTCATTTACGGAATGATCATTCCCAGCCTGTGGGACGTGAAAGACTTTATGTACTTCGTTCAGCGCTGGTCAGGGGTGCTGGTGTTGATTTCTTTGGTGTTGTGGGTGGTGGCCGGTGGAGCCGTCTTTAAAGGGGGGCGTTTTGTCGGCGTCTTTAAACACATTCCGCACATGGTGACCTGCGCGACGGTGGCCTTTGTTTTTTCATTGGGAACTTTGCTTGAAGACCAGAAAATGAAACATAAGGTTTTCAGTGCGCTGGTTTTGGCTGGAAGTTTCTTTGCTATCATTCTGACGGGCACGCGTTCTTCGGCGGCGGCGGCCGTGATGGCCTTTATTGTTACGATGGTTTTACACAAAACCGAAACCAATCAAGGGCGCATTTTCAAATTTGCTTCGTTGTCAGTTCTGCTGACATTTGCTCTGTTCTTTGGTTCGCAGGTCTATGATTTTGCCCGTGGAGTGGCCACTGGTCAAAATGCCTTGGGCACCCGGGAGGCTCAGGACGGAATCGCCTCTCGCTGGGAAGAGGTGGAGCGTGGCAGTCAGATCTTCCTGCAGCAGCCATGGCTGGGACACGGGCTTCTTTCGAAATTTGCCTCTGGGAACGAAGTCGATGTTTCCAATTACAACGCCATGAAAGATCCGCACAATATCTTTGTCTCGGCCGGGGTGATCGGTGGCTGGCCCCTGATTGTGCTTGCTGGCATTTCGTTGATCCTGATGGTTGTGGGTTCTTTCAAAGCCCTTGTGAGCTTTGACATCTCCAAACGACAGGTCGCAATCTATTTACTGTCCCATATTCCTATTCTGGTCATTTATCACATACACTTGTCCCTAGGGGGCATGGCAGATCGTCTTTACTGGATGGTCTTTGGCTTTATTGCCGCGTCGGTCTCTCGAACAGGAAAATAA
- a CDS encoding transposase encodes MIYLPLGPPHLASQNETTPIQAFRLQILPSMPRPQFIQSSQHPYHITARCINRDWFGLEMPYAWDIMTRHLHFLHMGFDIRIHAFVLMSNHFHMIARAPEENLSEAMGFFMRETSREITRSSDRINQTYGGRFHRSMISSPLYYLHAYKYLYRNPVEAGLSETVEEYEYSSLRGLLGHRWLDVPITEDENWGSFDTRSETLAWLNASPQKDHWEEVRKALKKNEFKLSKVNKRTSLLETDAL; translated from the coding sequence ATGATTTATCTGCCCCTCGGACCGCCGCATCTCGCATCTCAAAATGAGACAACTCCCATTCAAGCCTTCAGGTTGCAGATATTGCCGTCTATGCCAAGGCCCCAATTCATTCAGAGTTCCCAACACCCCTATCACATCACTGCCAGATGCATTAACCGCGACTGGTTTGGGTTGGAGATGCCCTACGCTTGGGACATCATGACCAGACACCTTCACTTCCTTCACATGGGCTTCGATATTCGAATCCACGCCTTTGTATTGATGTCCAACCACTTTCATATGATTGCCAGAGCTCCCGAAGAAAACTTAAGCGAAGCCATGGGGTTCTTTATGCGAGAAACCAGCCGCGAGATCACTCGCTCCAGCGACAGGATCAATCAAACTTATGGCGGAAGATTTCATCGAAGCATGATTTCTTCACCACTCTACTATCTTCATGCTTACAAATATCTGTATCGCAATCCCGTAGAGGCAGGACTATCCGAAACCGTAGAAGAATATGAATACAGTTCCCTAAGAGGGCTTTTGGGTCACCGATGGCTGGACGTACCTATCACTGAGGATGAGAATTGGGGTAGTTTCGATACAAGAAGTGAAACTCTGGCATGGCTGAATGCTTCTCCACAGAAAGACCACTGGGAGGAAGTTAGGAAAGCACTGAAGAAAAATGAATTCAAACTATCAAAAGTAAATAAAAGGACTTCTCTCTTGGAAACTGACGCGCTGTAG
- a CDS encoding YkgJ family cysteine cluster protein, giving the protein MKKPDIDRPSTWKPYKSGMCNGCHGGCCTMPVEIKISDLIRLGVATEDEAQGSIKKLAKRLMKEGIIVSYRSGTEFFMLSQKANRDCLFLDTKTRLCTVYEKRPDTCREFPSIGPRPGFCPGSSQ; this is encoded by the coding sequence ATGAAAAAGCCCGATATTGACCGTCCCTCGACGTGGAAACCCTATAAATCTGGAATGTGCAATGGCTGCCATGGCGGCTGTTGCACGATGCCGGTTGAAATCAAAATCTCCGACCTGATCCGCCTGGGTGTCGCCACCGAAGACGAGGCCCAGGGCTCCATCAAAAAATTAGCCAAGCGCCTGATGAAAGAGGGCATTATCGTGTCTTATCGCTCTGGCACCGAGTTCTTCATGCTGTCTCAAAAAGCGAACCGGGACTGTCTGTTCCTAGACACCAAAACCCGCCTGTGCACGGTCTATGAAAAGCGCCCGGACACTTGCCGCGAGTTCCCCTCCATTGGCCCCCGCCCAGGCTTCTGCCCCGGCTCCTCCCAATAG